One segment of Setaria viridis chromosome 4, Setaria_viridis_v4.0, whole genome shotgun sequence DNA contains the following:
- the LOC117852213 gene encoding uncharacterized protein, which translates to MPPSPSSTGAGAASPSPSASASASDPTPSWWESVSQARSRIQTLSSILPPAASQDVAALADSDRPARALLRSPAAYSALSDALRAGGGADDPACHWLYDTLLSADPDLRLAALAFLPLLAALYLRRLPPELPSSLSGFEAVLLAVYSSEAKNRQGKPVLVQVPDLSVPSLYHTPASSPSSKSPRRPQPPPIPPPQATPVVGVLSPPLEPQAAVKSTKRAGIIGVAFEAYYSKISQMPAASKVDACNAVAAWAGQYCKCRFELDDKELEEEEGDSLGSVSPMSLEAENGKELEKELARMHINGTSSGRNCGEEDDKEGRVPLPWELLQPVMRVLGHCLLAPLNPVEVRDAAADAVRIVYARACHDLVPQAILAARSLIELDKSARKAAKAAAAAASGTIVAAGTAGSTASGSRPSSKPNTPSKQRKPDTLLASK; encoded by the coding sequence atgcctccctccccatcctccaccggcgcgggcgccgcctcgccgtccccctccgcctccgcctcagccTCGGACCCGACCCCGTCCTGGTGGGAGTCGGTCTCGCAGGCGCGGTCCCGCATCCAGACGCTCTCCTCCATCCTGCCCCCGGCCGCGTCCCAGGACGTCGCGGCGCTGGCGGACTCCGaccgccccgcgcgcgcgctcctccgctcgcccgccgcctaCTCGGCGCTCTCCGATGCCCTCCGCGCGGGCGGGGGCGCCGACGACCCCGCCTGCCACTGGCTCTACGACACGCTCCTCTCCGCTGACCccgacctccgcctcgccgcgctcgcgtTCCTGCCCCTACTGGCGGCGCTCTACCTCCGTCGCCTCCCGCCCGAGCTCCCCTCATCGCTCTCAGGGTTCGAAGCGGTGCTCCTCGCCGTCTACTCCTCTGAGGCTAAGAATCGTCAGGGGAAGCCCGTCCTCGTCCAGGTCCCGGACCTCTCCGTCCCCTCGCTGTACCACACGCCGGCGTCCAGCCCCAGCTCCAAGTCTCCACGCCGGCCGCAGCCCCCGCCGATTCCCCCTCCGCAGGCCACCcccgtggtgggggtgctctcACCACCCTTGGAGCCGCAGGCCGCTGTGAAGTCCACGAAGCGCGCAGGGATAATTGGGGTCGCTTTTGAAGCTTACTACTCCAAGATTTCGCAGATGCCGGCTGCGTCAAAGGTGGATGCCTGCAATGCTGTGGCGGCTTGGGCGGGGCAGTACTGCAAATGCCGATTTGAGCTTGATGACAAGGagctggaggaagaggagggggactCTCTGGGGTCTGTGTCACCAATGTCATTGGAGGCTGAGAATGGGAAGGAGTTGGAGAAGGAACTGGCAAGGATGCACATCAATGGAACTAGCAGTGGGCGAAATTGCGGTGAGGAGGATGACAAGGAGGGGAGAGTGCCGCTACCCTGGGAGCTGCTCCAGCCGGTGATGAGGGTTCTTGGGCACTGCTTGCTTGCACCGCTGAACCCAGTCGAGGTGCGGGACGCAGCTGCAGATGCTGTCAGGATTGTCTACGCCCGTGCATGCCATGACCTTGTGCCACAGGCAATCTTAGCAGCCAGAAGCTTGATTGAGCTTGACAAGAGTGCACGGAAGGCTGCAaaggcagcagctgctgcagcttcTGGGACAATTGTGGCTGCTGGCACTGCTGGAAGCACTGCGTCGGGTTCTAGGCCAAGTTCAAAGCCAAACACACCCAGCAAGCAGCGCAAGCCTGACACATTACTCGCGTCCAAATGA
- the LOC117851568 gene encoding synaptotagmin-3 isoform X1 — protein sequence MGLVGGVLGFCVGLPIGLAAAYFLYLRYFAARRLQDPVIRPLRDLDSETLQTTIPDIPLWVKSPDYERIDWMNKFIFDMWPFLDKAICNNIKRATRPIFDQYVGKYGIESIEYEQLTLGSLPPTFQGIKVYEMREKELVIEPVIRWASIMSVIVNVKVHSFKVSAQLEDLHIMLTPRVTLKPLVPSFPCFSNLCVSLMEKPRIDFGFKLFGGDVMAIPGLYQYVQDQISKQISILYHWPKVIQIPILDGASGATKKPVGILHVKVIRAMNLLKMDLLGKSDPYVKMRLSGERLPSKKTTVKMSNLNPEWNEHFKFIVKDPGTQLLELHMFDWEKVKMHDKLGMQVIPLRLLTPYESRLFTLDLVRSMNPNDPHNKKNRGKLVVELTFDPFREDSTASVASDGEGIASARREADGDSSGGVLLVSVENAEDVEGKRHTNPYAEVLFRGERKKTKVIRKTRDPRWSEEFQFMLDEPPVEDKIHIEVKSKRRGLPYPNKESLGHVNINLVDVVNNGRINEKYHLINSRNGMIQVEIKWSTV from the exons atgggcctcgtcggcggcgtcctcggctTCTGCGTCGGCCTCCccatcggcctcgccgccgcctactTCCTCTACCTCCGCTACttcgccgctcgccgcctccaG GATCCTGTCATTAGACCTTTACGGGATTTAGATTCTGAGACCCTGCAGACAACAATACCAGATATTCCATTATGGGTGAAGAGCCCAGACTATGAGCGG ATTGACTGGATGAACAAGTTCATTTTTGACATGTGGCCTTTCTTGGATAAG GCAATATGCAACAATATAAAACGTGCAACAAGACCAATATTTGATCAATATGTCGGGAAGTATGGTATAGAATCAATTGAATATGAACAATTGACACTTGGGTCTCTTCCACCTACATTTCAAG GTATTAAAGTCTACGAAATGCGAGAAAAAGAATTGGTAATTGAGCCTGTGATTCGGTGGGCTAGCATCATGAGTGTCATCGTAAATGTGAAGGTGCATTCTTTCAAAGTGTCTGCTCAG CTTGAAGATCTACATATAATGCTAACACCACGTGTTACTCTGAAGCCGCTTGTGCCGAGCTTTCCCTGCTTTTCTAACTTGTGTGTTTCACTAATGGAGAAG CCACGCATAGATTTTGGATTCAAATTGTTTGGGGGAGATGTCATGGCAATACCGGGCTTGTATCAGTATGTTCAG GATCAAATATCAAAGCAAATCTCAATTCTGTATCACTGGCCTAAGGTCATACAGATTCCAATCTTAGATGGAGCAAG TGGCGCTACAAAGAAGCCTGTTGGAATCTTACATGTGAAGGTAATTAGAGCCATGAATCTTCTCAAGATGGACTTGCTGGGAAAATCTGATCCCTATGTCAAGATGCGCCTGAGTGGTGAAAGACTGCCCTCAAAGAAAACAACTGTTAAGATGAGCAACCTGAATCCTGAATGGAATGAACACTTCAAGTTCATAGTAAAGGATCCAGGCACGCAACTACTTGAGCTCCACATGTTTGATTGGGAAAAG GTTAAAATGCATGATAAATTGGGTATGCAAGTAATTCCGCTCCGTTTGCTTACTCCTTATGAGAGCAGGTTATTCACACTCGACCTTGTTCGAAGCATGAACCCAAATGATCCACATAACAAGAAGAACAGAGGAAAGCTCGTTGTTGAGTTGACTTTTGATCCCTTCAGAGAAGACAGCACGGCCAGTGTGGCTTCAGATGGTGAAGGTATCGCCAGTGCAAGAAGGGAAGCGGACGGTGATTCCAGTGGTGGGGTGTTGTTGGTTTCTGTAGAAAATGCAGAAGATGTCGAAGGGAAGCGGCACACTAATCCATATGCTGAGGTTCTTTTCAGGGGAGAacggaagaaaacaaag GTGATAAGGAAGACGAGAGATCCAAGATGGAGCGAGGAGTTCCAGTTCATGTTGGACGAGCCTCCTGTGGAAGACAAGATCCACATTGAAGTTAAAAGCAAACGCCGCGGACTTCCTTACCCCAACAAG GAATCCCTGGGGCATGTGAATATAAACCTTGTGGACGTGGTGAACAATGGCCGAATCAACGAGAAATACCACCTGATCAACTCAAGGAACGGGATGATACAAGTCGAGATCAAATGGAGCACGGTGTGA
- the LOC117851568 gene encoding synaptotagmin-3 isoform X2 has product MGLVGGVLGFCVGLPIGLAAAYFLYLRYFAARRLQDPVIRPLRDLDSETLQTTIPDIPLWVKSPDYERIDWMNKFIFDMWPFLDKAICNNIKRATRPIFDQYVGKYGIESIEYEQLTLGSLPPTFQGIKVYEMREKELVIEPVIRWASIMSVIVNVKVHSFKVSAQLEDLHIMLTPRVTLKPLVPSFPCFSNLCVSLMEKPRIDFGFKLFGGDVMAIPGLYQYVQDQISKQISILYHWPKVIQIPILDGASGATKKPVGILHVKVIRAMNLLKMDLLGKSDPYVKMRLSGERLPSKKTTVKMSNLNPEWNEHFKFIVKDPGTQLLELHMFDWEKVKMHDKLGMQVIPLRLLTPYESREDSTASVASDGEGIASARREADGDSSGGVLLVSVENAEDVEGKRHTNPYAEVLFRGERKKTKVIRKTRDPRWSEEFQFMLDEPPVEDKIHIEVKSKRRGLPYPNKESLGHVNINLVDVVNNGRINEKYHLINSRNGMIQVEIKWSTV; this is encoded by the exons atgggcctcgtcggcggcgtcctcggctTCTGCGTCGGCCTCCccatcggcctcgccgccgcctactTCCTCTACCTCCGCTACttcgccgctcgccgcctccaG GATCCTGTCATTAGACCTTTACGGGATTTAGATTCTGAGACCCTGCAGACAACAATACCAGATATTCCATTATGGGTGAAGAGCCCAGACTATGAGCGG ATTGACTGGATGAACAAGTTCATTTTTGACATGTGGCCTTTCTTGGATAAG GCAATATGCAACAATATAAAACGTGCAACAAGACCAATATTTGATCAATATGTCGGGAAGTATGGTATAGAATCAATTGAATATGAACAATTGACACTTGGGTCTCTTCCACCTACATTTCAAG GTATTAAAGTCTACGAAATGCGAGAAAAAGAATTGGTAATTGAGCCTGTGATTCGGTGGGCTAGCATCATGAGTGTCATCGTAAATGTGAAGGTGCATTCTTTCAAAGTGTCTGCTCAG CTTGAAGATCTACATATAATGCTAACACCACGTGTTACTCTGAAGCCGCTTGTGCCGAGCTTTCCCTGCTTTTCTAACTTGTGTGTTTCACTAATGGAGAAG CCACGCATAGATTTTGGATTCAAATTGTTTGGGGGAGATGTCATGGCAATACCGGGCTTGTATCAGTATGTTCAG GATCAAATATCAAAGCAAATCTCAATTCTGTATCACTGGCCTAAGGTCATACAGATTCCAATCTTAGATGGAGCAAG TGGCGCTACAAAGAAGCCTGTTGGAATCTTACATGTGAAGGTAATTAGAGCCATGAATCTTCTCAAGATGGACTTGCTGGGAAAATCTGATCCCTATGTCAAGATGCGCCTGAGTGGTGAAAGACTGCCCTCAAAGAAAACAACTGTTAAGATGAGCAACCTGAATCCTGAATGGAATGAACACTTCAAGTTCATAGTAAAGGATCCAGGCACGCAACTACTTGAGCTCCACATGTTTGATTGGGAAAAG GTTAAAATGCATGATAAATTGGGTATGCAAGTAATTCCGCTCCGTTTGCTTACTCCTTATGAGAGCAG AGAAGACAGCACGGCCAGTGTGGCTTCAGATGGTGAAGGTATCGCCAGTGCAAGAAGGGAAGCGGACGGTGATTCCAGTGGTGGGGTGTTGTTGGTTTCTGTAGAAAATGCAGAAGATGTCGAAGGGAAGCGGCACACTAATCCATATGCTGAGGTTCTTTTCAGGGGAGAacggaagaaaacaaag GTGATAAGGAAGACGAGAGATCCAAGATGGAGCGAGGAGTTCCAGTTCATGTTGGACGAGCCTCCTGTGGAAGACAAGATCCACATTGAAGTTAAAAGCAAACGCCGCGGACTTCCTTACCCCAACAAG GAATCCCTGGGGCATGTGAATATAAACCTTGTGGACGTGGTGAACAATGGCCGAATCAACGAGAAATACCACCTGATCAACTCAAGGAACGGGATGATACAAGTCGAGATCAAATGGAGCACGGTGTGA
- the LOC117851568 gene encoding synaptotagmin-3 isoform X3 encodes MREKELVIEPVIRWASIMSVIVNVKVHSFKVSAQLEDLHIMLTPRVTLKPLVPSFPCFSNLCVSLMEKPRIDFGFKLFGGDVMAIPGLYQYVQDQISKQISILYHWPKVIQIPILDGASGATKKPVGILHVKVIRAMNLLKMDLLGKSDPYVKMRLSGERLPSKKTTVKMSNLNPEWNEHFKFIVKDPGTQLLELHMFDWEKVKMHDKLGMQVIPLRLLTPYESRLFTLDLVRSMNPNDPHNKKNRGKLVVELTFDPFREDSTASVASDGEGIASARREADGDSSGGVLLVSVENAEDVEGKRHTNPYAEVLFRGERKKTKVIRKTRDPRWSEEFQFMLDEPPVEDKIHIEVKSKRRGLPYPNKESLGHVNINLVDVVNNGRINEKYHLINSRNGMIQVEIKWSTV; translated from the exons ATGCGAGAAAAAGAATTGGTAATTGAGCCTGTGATTCGGTGGGCTAGCATCATGAGTGTCATCGTAAATGTGAAGGTGCATTCTTTCAAAGTGTCTGCTCAG CTTGAAGATCTACATATAATGCTAACACCACGTGTTACTCTGAAGCCGCTTGTGCCGAGCTTTCCCTGCTTTTCTAACTTGTGTGTTTCACTAATGGAGAAG CCACGCATAGATTTTGGATTCAAATTGTTTGGGGGAGATGTCATGGCAATACCGGGCTTGTATCAGTATGTTCAG GATCAAATATCAAAGCAAATCTCAATTCTGTATCACTGGCCTAAGGTCATACAGATTCCAATCTTAGATGGAGCAAG TGGCGCTACAAAGAAGCCTGTTGGAATCTTACATGTGAAGGTAATTAGAGCCATGAATCTTCTCAAGATGGACTTGCTGGGAAAATCTGATCCCTATGTCAAGATGCGCCTGAGTGGTGAAAGACTGCCCTCAAAGAAAACAACTGTTAAGATGAGCAACCTGAATCCTGAATGGAATGAACACTTCAAGTTCATAGTAAAGGATCCAGGCACGCAACTACTTGAGCTCCACATGTTTGATTGGGAAAAG GTTAAAATGCATGATAAATTGGGTATGCAAGTAATTCCGCTCCGTTTGCTTACTCCTTATGAGAGCAGGTTATTCACACTCGACCTTGTTCGAAGCATGAACCCAAATGATCCACATAACAAGAAGAACAGAGGAAAGCTCGTTGTTGAGTTGACTTTTGATCCCTTCAGAGAAGACAGCACGGCCAGTGTGGCTTCAGATGGTGAAGGTATCGCCAGTGCAAGAAGGGAAGCGGACGGTGATTCCAGTGGTGGGGTGTTGTTGGTTTCTGTAGAAAATGCAGAAGATGTCGAAGGGAAGCGGCACACTAATCCATATGCTGAGGTTCTTTTCAGGGGAGAacggaagaaaacaaag GTGATAAGGAAGACGAGAGATCCAAGATGGAGCGAGGAGTTCCAGTTCATGTTGGACGAGCCTCCTGTGGAAGACAAGATCCACATTGAAGTTAAAAGCAAACGCCGCGGACTTCCTTACCCCAACAAG GAATCCCTGGGGCATGTGAATATAAACCTTGTGGACGTGGTGAACAATGGCCGAATCAACGAGAAATACCACCTGATCAACTCAAGGAACGGGATGATACAAGTCGAGATCAAATGGAGCACGGTGTGA
- the LOC140222428 gene encoding uncharacterized protein gives MTDEEKQEAACRRVRDPPMCKCGVPAKLMRPNLGDPPKFTPFFRCSLKTHDGWPLCDFNEYIYGPMAMWPTEEEVREFESENAPWPCVSSPSDRCKCGILATEGVVPSELGYGSFCGNAHGDYWVSNYSSLMFYEGCNLIQICKNIELLLQEGRTCDWEDFCGRYDLLLKLGNTSEPWKLRKQQEIKEKIRKKYDVPIPDDDLLWGKIYQDMVHETGVKPNGLYARETIIKYWRQNRSKYPRPLTENEKRENRRKLQEERELEKQRLMEERDRLGYVVDPNVKYPEGSWEQYLQQKAARKRRLEMEELQQKAEEAQMETMKALVADLPVGKVNVDKKGKGVVVAGDVDDDDDDDELLYEGDSD, from the exons atgaccgatgaggagaagcaggaggctgcttgtaggcgtgtgagggatcctcccatgtgcaagtgtggtgttcctgctaagcttatgcgtcctaacttaggggatccacctaagtttactccattctttcgatgctccctaaagactcat gatgggtggccgttgtgtgatttcaatgagtatatatacggcccaatggcaatgtggccaacagaggaggaagtgcgggagtttgaaagtgaaaatgcaccgtggccatgtgtgtcctctcctagtgatagatgcaagtgtggtatattggcaacagaaggtgtggtgccttctgaacttggatatggttcgttctgtggaaatgcacatggcgattactgggttagtaactactcgtctcttatgttttatgaaggttgtaacttgattcaaatttgtaagaatattgaattgttgttgcaggagggaaggacatgtgattgggaagatttttgtggtcgatatgatttgttattaaagttgggaaatacatcggaaccatggaagttaaggaaacaacaagaaattaaagaaaagattaggaagaagtatgatgtgcctattcctgacgacgacttgctttggggaaaaatatatcaagatatggtgcatgagactggagtgaaACCTAATggactttatgcaagggaaactattattaagtattggaggcaaaatagatccaagtatccacgacctctaactgaaaatgagaagagagaaaataggaggaagttgcaggaggagagggagttggagaaacaaaggttgatggaggaaagagatcgcttaggttatgtggttgatccgaatgtgaaatatcctgagggttcatgggaacaatatttgcaacaaaaagcggcaagaaaaagaaggcttgaaatggaagagttacaacaaaaagcggaagaggcacagatggagacgatgaaggctcttgttgccgatttacctgttggtaaggttaatgtcgataagaaaggcaagggagttgttgttgccggagatgttgatgatgatgatgatgacgacgagttactatatgaaggtgactcggactag